In Streptomyces sp. DG2A-72, one genomic interval encodes:
- a CDS encoding sensor histidine kinase yields the protein MTETTQTPTPPGGEFDAYKPRSPEFRLAADALRGLRQDLFHDAFAYRPLPRRSEGGPIVRRLTGRIREYAAWLPHTLITGAGLIALLVGTADSNPLVGLCVLAPVLLTMARPVGAFWLSLAMAPVTAVLGQNGDGWPWQPGTFICHVVVLYVVALRTRPRTAAWMWVLTALYGLMAESVGSGGYGSGSDLIPMLFFTALLLLGVTVWHIRREARQEVTAQQTVTAHERSKRTLLEERTTIARELHDVVAHHMSVVAIQAEAAPYRVENPPPELERAFATIRENAVAALTELRRVLGVVRAEDYEAPDAPQPTLGDLDALLANVRDTGLSVEKTVTGAVRELPQGVELSAYRIVQEALSNTLRHAPGASARVEIGYVLGGLGLRIVNGPPPAPALVKPSPGAGHGITGMRERVSMLNGEMTAARTDDGGYEVAVFLPVTAVIEGDA from the coding sequence GTGACCGAGACGACCCAGACGCCGACGCCGCCGGGCGGCGAGTTCGATGCGTACAAGCCCCGCAGCCCGGAGTTCCGACTGGCCGCGGACGCCCTGCGCGGGCTGCGGCAAGACCTCTTCCACGACGCGTTCGCCTACCGGCCGCTGCCCCGCAGGAGCGAGGGCGGCCCGATCGTCCGGCGACTGACCGGCCGTATCCGGGAGTACGCGGCCTGGCTGCCGCACACCCTGATCACCGGGGCCGGGCTGATAGCGCTGCTCGTCGGCACGGCCGACAGCAACCCGCTCGTCGGCCTGTGCGTGCTGGCCCCGGTCCTGCTGACCATGGCCCGGCCGGTCGGTGCGTTCTGGCTGTCCCTGGCCATGGCCCCGGTCACCGCCGTGCTCGGCCAGAACGGGGACGGCTGGCCGTGGCAGCCCGGCACCTTCATCTGCCATGTGGTGGTGCTGTACGTCGTCGCGTTGCGCACCCGGCCGCGCACGGCCGCCTGGATGTGGGTGCTGACCGCGCTGTACGGGCTGATGGCGGAGAGCGTCGGCAGCGGGGGATACGGAAGCGGCTCGGACCTCATACCGATGCTGTTCTTCACCGCCCTGCTCCTGCTGGGCGTCACCGTCTGGCACATCCGCCGTGAGGCCCGCCAGGAGGTGACCGCCCAGCAGACGGTGACCGCGCACGAGCGCTCCAAGCGCACACTGCTGGAGGAGCGCACGACGATCGCTCGCGAACTGCACGACGTGGTCGCCCACCACATGTCGGTCGTCGCCATCCAGGCGGAGGCCGCCCCCTACCGGGTGGAGAACCCGCCGCCGGAGCTGGAGCGCGCCTTCGCCACCATCAGGGAGAACGCGGTGGCGGCCCTCACCGAACTCCGCCGCGTCCTGGGCGTCGTCCGGGCGGAGGACTACGAAGCCCCGGACGCCCCGCAGCCCACCCTCGGCGACCTCGACGCACTGCTGGCGAACGTGCGGGACACGGGCCTGAGCGTGGAGAAGACGGTGACCGGCGCGGTGCGCGAACTCCCGCAGGGCGTCGAGCTGTCGGCGTACCGGATAGTCCAGGAGGCACTGAGCAACACACTCAGACACGCGCCCGGCGCGAGCGCCCGTGTCGAGATCGGCTACGTCCTCGGCGGCCTGGGCCTGCGCATAGTCAACGGCCCGCCACCGGCCCCCGCCCTCGTCAAGCCCTCACCCGGCGCCGGCCACGGCATCACCGGCATGCGGGAGCGCGTCTCCATGCTGAACGGCGAGATGACGGCGGCCCGCACGGACGACGGCGGCTATGAGGTGGCGGTGTTCCTGCCGGTCACCGCGGTGATCGAAGGTGACGCATGA